The following are encoded in a window of Lactiplantibacillus brownii genomic DNA:
- a CDS encoding VirB4 family type IV secretion system protein: MSFGDKVIDLFMPTKNESQQNSEPAVNKQKPEVEDFTKLIDRDSLHSLFPFSWEQYPTYVQSGENFIRVLAIADYPKRVYGNWLSELKRKKGVIDIVQYIDSASNNSMITYYKKTIQNKEAQKLNTFDPYKKKILQNYIDSANMQLDKYLDNSTTFVYQHMLVYLRANSLAELDDLTENVKNTLIKLQMKPLVPVKATFQAFWSTMPINENLMGDYTYKESNTEVASSMFPFDDAEILDLKPRSDIEGVNKDTNSLIAVDMLDRNKTLNQNQVIIGTSGVGKTTYMIQKILRYAIQDYQIYIIDPENEYTKIVEALGGAVLHLTSNAKYKINPLQIFSEEILSADEAVTNLDLLVKDKIQRLKGFFEVLKTGITQVELAILDDVVKQAYVNSGVLKYSRLKEIKDDQWPTLSNVYDELEKLADKDADKFGRVKDFYYILGSYTRGSNSLFDGHTNVNLKGKIISFDLKPLQSEQEVQSAAYLNTFQYLWDEITKDRHNRKKLFVDEFHFLTLHKAAATFFHQAYKRFRKYNAGAIAGTQQIQDVIEGTTDTGQNIGEAIIGNSYTKVFFGLDGKGVDDVITKLRMTFSDKEKKLLERRRQGEALMIYGSQRAFMKVELTEEELRLIDPEAYQEKYNCETAIQPDYQKRVVLTPSEVDALTTTEEEGGTLNE, from the coding sequence ATGAGTTTTGGCGATAAGGTCATAGATTTGTTCATGCCAACCAAAAACGAAAGTCAGCAAAATAGTGAACCAGCGGTTAATAAACAAAAACCGGAGGTTGAAGACTTTACCAAGCTGATTGATCGCGATAGCTTGCATTCACTATTCCCGTTTAGCTGGGAACAGTACCCCACCTACGTCCAGTCGGGGGAGAATTTTATTCGGGTGTTAGCGATTGCTGACTATCCCAAGCGGGTTTACGGCAACTGGTTGTCAGAATTGAAGCGTAAAAAAGGCGTTATCGATATTGTGCAATATATCGACAGCGCCAGTAACAATTCAATGATTACCTATTACAAGAAGACGATTCAAAATAAGGAAGCGCAGAAGCTGAATACGTTCGACCCGTATAAAAAGAAGATTCTGCAAAACTACATTGATTCGGCCAACATGCAACTAGATAAATACCTTGATAATTCTACCACATTTGTCTATCAACATATGTTGGTTTATCTGCGGGCTAACAGTTTAGCAGAATTAGATGACTTAACCGAGAACGTCAAGAATACGTTGATTAAACTACAAATGAAGCCCTTAGTGCCCGTTAAAGCAACCTTTCAAGCTTTCTGGTCAACCATGCCAATTAACGAGAACCTCATGGGGGATTACACCTATAAAGAAAGTAATACCGAAGTCGCCAGCAGCATGTTTCCCTTTGACGACGCGGAGATTTTGGACTTGAAGCCTAGATCTGATATTGAAGGGGTTAACAAAGATACCAACAGCTTAATTGCCGTAGATATGCTGGATCGCAACAAGACCCTTAATCAAAATCAAGTCATTATCGGGACTTCCGGGGTTGGTAAAACCACCTATATGATTCAGAAAATCCTACGCTACGCCATTCAAGACTATCAAATCTACATTATTGATCCGGAAAACGAATATACCAAGATTGTCGAAGCCCTAGGTGGGGCAGTCTTGCACTTAACTTCTAATGCTAAGTACAAAATTAACCCGCTCCAAATTTTCTCCGAAGAAATCCTCAGCGCTGATGAGGCGGTCACGAACCTTGATTTACTAGTCAAAGATAAAATCCAGCGATTAAAGGGGTTCTTTGAAGTCCTTAAAACCGGGATTACCCAAGTTGAACTGGCAATCCTTGATGATGTTGTTAAACAAGCTTACGTCAACAGTGGCGTTTTGAAATACAGCCGCTTGAAAGAAATTAAAGACGATCAGTGGCCGACCTTATCCAATGTTTATGACGAGTTGGAAAAATTGGCTGATAAGGACGCTGACAAATTCGGTCGGGTTAAAGACTTCTACTATATTTTAGGCAGTTATACCCGTGGCTCTAACAGCCTATTTGACGGCCACACCAACGTTAACTTAAAAGGGAAAATCATTTCCTTTGATTTGAAACCGCTACAAAGTGAACAGGAAGTCCAATCAGCGGCCTATCTGAATACTTTTCAGTATCTATGGGACGAAATTACCAAAGATCGGCATAACCGCAAGAAATTATTTGTTGATGAATTTCACTTTTTAACCTTGCACAAAGCCGCTGCCACCTTTTTCCATCAAGCCTACAAGCGGTTCAGAAAGTACAATGCCGGGGCGATTGCCGGAACGCAACAAATTCAAGATGTGATCGAAGGAACAACAGATACTGGGCAGAATATTGGGGAAGCCATTATTGGGAACTCCTATACCAAGGTGTTCTTTGGCCTGGACGGTAAAGGCGTTGATGATGTGATTACTAAGTTAAGAATGACGTTCTCGGATAAAGAAAAGAAGTTACTAGAACGCCGTAGACAAGGCGAAGCCCTGATGATTTATGGCAGTCAACGCGCCTTTATGAAAGTCGAGTTGACCGAAGAAGAACTACGGCTAATTGATCCCGAAGCTTACCAAGAAAAATACAACTGTGAGACAGCCATTCAACCGGATTATCAAAAGCGCGTGGTCTTAACCCCCAGTGAAGTTGACGCTTTGACCACTACCGAAGAGGAAGGAGGGACTTTAAATGAGTAA
- a CDS encoding type VII secretion protein EssB/YukC produces MSKSNQLLNIEVGTFKRQGNQLILELNHNQFRYDQLSELNELKQTDSKFLQLVNVVEQGQKVVLTYTLPDKVRSLKELPQENKAIRAAIAKKIMAQKVVADSQYHIALNPANLWYYPMQHVWYAYRANELMPYDDKHSNLAKYKALILFCLTGTPYERLLSNPKEALAKHPDDYLQQVAKATSLNELTEVVNGIEDFVSYHEWQEVETAQQKTKQRLWLSVAGVAIVAVLAVGLVHKSDERQYQSLANQNQAQVTRLKYSGQIQTALNDRKWSEAQKDMQRAGYPATKQVNVFLKHGQYQQALKVDPSQLNKVVNTAYANKDSSQVADWQLPTKATSKQKDQLQLEKAIVNYDTNTLNNQLSFTTNGDVLLRMGQAFLAHNDTQDAQTVQTKLAGVNSPKAKYLKALLSLNSAKNEVNDAQKKLDDANKIDGSKDKDKDKKVDSAKADLKNAQSDQSAAQKQVDQAKHKVGD; encoded by the coding sequence ATGAGTAAATCAAATCAGCTATTAAATATCGAGGTCGGTACGTTCAAGCGACAAGGGAACCAGTTAATCCTCGAACTCAATCACAATCAGTTTCGATATGACCAGTTGAGTGAGCTAAACGAATTAAAACAAACTGATTCCAAGTTCTTGCAGTTAGTCAACGTGGTTGAGCAAGGCCAGAAGGTCGTTTTAACTTATACCTTGCCGGATAAGGTCAGATCATTAAAGGAATTACCGCAGGAAAATAAGGCGATCCGGGCAGCCATTGCCAAGAAAATTATGGCGCAAAAGGTGGTTGCTGATAGCCAGTATCATATTGCGTTAAATCCAGCTAATCTGTGGTATTACCCCATGCAACATGTTTGGTACGCCTATCGCGCCAATGAACTCATGCCTTATGATGACAAACATAGCAACTTAGCCAAATACAAAGCGCTGATTCTATTTTGCTTGACGGGGACGCCCTATGAACGGCTACTAAGCAATCCTAAAGAAGCCCTAGCTAAACACCCTGATGACTATTTACAACAAGTAGCTAAAGCTACGTCGTTAAATGAGTTAACGGAAGTGGTTAACGGCATTGAGGACTTTGTGAGTTATCACGAATGGCAGGAAGTTGAAACGGCCCAGCAGAAAACCAAACAACGTTTATGGTTGAGCGTGGCCGGAGTGGCGATTGTGGCCGTTTTGGCCGTCGGCTTAGTCCATAAAAGTGACGAACGGCAATATCAGAGCTTAGCTAACCAGAACCAAGCCCAGGTCACGCGATTAAAATATAGCGGCCAAATTCAAACTGCTTTAAATGATCGGAAGTGGTCGGAAGCGCAAAAAGATATGCAACGGGCCGGCTACCCTGCAACTAAGCAAGTCAATGTCTTTTTAAAGCATGGTCAGTACCAGCAAGCCTTAAAGGTTGATCCAAGTCAGTTGAACAAGGTTGTTAACACGGCTTATGCCAACAAAGATAGTAGCCAAGTGGCTGATTGGCAGTTGCCAACTAAGGCGACGAGCAAGCAAAAAGACCAATTGCAACTCGAAAAAGCGATTGTTAACTACGATACCAATACGCTCAATAACCAATTATCCTTTACGACGAACGGTGATGTTTTATTGAGAATGGGGCAAGCTTTCCTCGCCCATAACGATACGCAAGACGCCCAGACCGTCCAAACCAAATTAGCCGGCGTGAACAGTCCTAAAGCTAAGTATTTAAAAGCCCTGTTAAGTCTCAATTCCGCTAAGAACGAAGTTAACGACGCGCAAAAGAAGTTAGATGACGCCAACAAGATTGATGGCAGTAAAGATAAGGATAAAGACAAGAAGGTGGATTCGGCTAAGGCTGATCTAAAGAATGCGCAGAGCGACCAATCGGCAGCGCAAAAACAAGTTGATCAGGCCAAGCACAAAGTGGGTGATTAA
- a CDS encoding conjugal transfer protein gives MKDKLLNSVKASWPYLLTLIIGLYLAEILAGAVMALSRYKLTFADHMPTVLKQLALHPWHYYNLYLGQKNPVLIIVSVAVILYTIYFALKRNSKHKSWETADTETHGSATWGDLKELSDHYFSINAKDLTTAFNKSTKSEILKSLVDREKSAKGGD, from the coding sequence ATGAAAGACAAATTATTAAACAGCGTTAAAGCCAGTTGGCCGTATCTACTAACGCTAATCATTGGCTTGTATTTAGCGGAGATCTTAGCTGGAGCTGTCATGGCCTTGTCCCGTTATAAGCTAACCTTTGCGGATCATATGCCAACCGTATTAAAACAATTAGCTTTACACCCCTGGCACTATTACAACTTGTATTTGGGCCAAAAGAACCCAGTACTAATTATTGTCAGTGTCGCCGTGATCCTATACACCATCTATTTTGCCTTGAAACGAAATAGCAAACATAAATCGTGGGAAACTGCGGACACTGAAACCCACGGGAGTGCGACCTGGGGTGATCTAAAAGAGTTGAGTGACCATTACTTTAGTATCAATGCCAAAGACCTCACCACAGCATTTAACAAGAGTACCAAGTCAGAAATTCTCAAATCATTAGTGGATCGAGAAAAGTCAGCGAAAGGGGGAGATTAA
- a CDS encoding phage tail tip lysozyme, whose product MQVLSFEYKKKKWKLIAYIVGGAILLIVLLIAAITGQLQENSCDNSTTTETQLDSKSMTENAKNIYAHWKQKYGATPQAAAGILGVLQLESRLDPNSVNSSSGATGLAQWLGGRKDKLEDLAHKENKPATNLGVQLDYLDQELNSSYYASNKQIFKYTDVHKATKAWLMDYEGMSKNPEQWYLSQRYGYADHWYSVLGASDPVAGNTLDNASSGDLTELGCDSDPSYSGGSIVKNAESMKGDFYYVQTHPSPDLGSDLKNPNKTGGTDCSGFVWLALNKAGYKVPANMGWFTGTMASDAKGSHQYLKQISENDAKAGDIVIVNQGAGAGNNGHTAILLGKWQGKATKIIEQGGVGDKVNESTFGTAFYSLLNGSDVTLARPIKK is encoded by the coding sequence ATGCAGGTATTGTCGTTTGAATATAAGAAAAAGAAGTGGAAGTTGATTGCTTATATTGTGGGCGGTGCCATTCTGCTAATCGTCTTGCTGATCGCCGCAATTACTGGTCAGCTACAAGAAAACAGTTGTGATAACTCAACCACCACAGAGACGCAATTGGATAGTAAGAGCATGACAGAAAATGCCAAAAATATCTATGCGCACTGGAAACAGAAGTATGGCGCCACCCCACAAGCGGCCGCCGGGATCTTAGGGGTCTTACAACTAGAAAGTCGCCTTGATCCCAATTCGGTTAATTCAAGCTCCGGGGCCACGGGCTTAGCCCAGTGGTTAGGCGGTCGAAAGGATAAGCTGGAAGACTTAGCCCACAAGGAAAACAAACCAGCGACCAATCTCGGGGTACAGTTGGATTATCTCGACCAAGAATTGAACAGTAGTTACTATGCGTCAAACAAGCAGATCTTTAAATATACGGACGTGCACAAAGCGACGAAAGCCTGGCTAATGGATTATGAGGGTATGAGTAAGAACCCGGAACAATGGTATCTAAGCCAAAGATACGGATATGCCGATCACTGGTATTCCGTGTTGGGTGCGAGTGATCCAGTGGCCGGAAACACCTTAGACAATGCGAGTTCCGGAGATCTGACCGAACTAGGTTGTGATAGTGACCCAAGCTATTCCGGCGGTAGTATCGTCAAAAATGCGGAAAGTATGAAAGGCGATTTCTACTATGTTCAAACCCACCCTAGCCCTGATTTAGGTAGCGATTTAAAGAACCCTAACAAAACCGGTGGAACCGATTGTTCAGGCTTTGTCTGGTTAGCCCTGAATAAGGCTGGTTACAAGGTACCGGCCAATATGGGCTGGTTTACCGGCACGATGGCTAGTGACGCCAAAGGCAGCCATCAATACTTGAAACAAATCAGTGAAAATGACGCGAAAGCCGGCGATATTGTGATTGTTAATCAAGGCGCGGGAGCCGGCAACAACGGCCATACTGCTATTCTGTTAGGAAAATGGCAAGGTAAAGCCACCAAGATCATTGAGCAAGGTGGTGTAGGCGACAAGGTTAACGAAAGCACATTTGGCACCGCGTTTTATAGCTTATTGAACGGTAGTGATGTGACGTTAGCCCGGCCAATCAAGAAGTAA
- a CDS encoding CagC family type IV secretion system protein encodes MKFSKMKALATTGATAIYLGLMNAQVVLAADGGEVKSKLTQAGKTIQGILTGLVVLVGICVALFIIIKRMPDADDPREKSEVYHAVGRVAGLVALAAAIIWLLPWVYSLFT; translated from the coding sequence ATGAAGTTCAGCAAAATGAAAGCGCTAGCAACCACTGGAGCTACTGCGATTTATTTAGGGCTGATGAACGCCCAGGTTGTTTTGGCGGCGGACGGCGGCGAAGTTAAAAGCAAGTTAACTCAAGCTGGTAAGACGATTCAAGGTATTTTAACTGGCTTGGTCGTTTTAGTTGGGATTTGTGTCGCGCTATTTATTATTATCAAAAGAATGCCTGACGCAGACGATCCACGAGAGAAATCAGAGGTTTATCACGCGGTTGGTCGGGTGGCTGGTTTAGTGGCCCTAGCGGCAGCGATTATCTGGCTATTACCTTGGGTTTACAGCCTATTCACTTAA
- a CDS encoding thioredoxin family protein gives MTLIKRVGKALAVIVVVLAVGGFASHQYVNHVEKQRPIVTLAKHPKKVLFFYRDDCPDCQSIFHQIYWHNAISHNIILINMNQPKNRHYIQKYQLTAVPTLIHGKQRYTGNNQQRIKQIVGD, from the coding sequence GTGACCTTAATTAAGCGGGTTGGTAAAGCCCTAGCGGTAATCGTGGTGGTTTTAGCCGTTGGCGGGTTTGCCAGTCATCAATATGTCAACCACGTAGAAAAGCAGCGACCAATCGTGACTTTAGCTAAGCACCCTAAAAAAGTGTTGTTCTTCTATCGCGATGATTGCCCGGATTGCCAATCGATCTTTCATCAGATTTATTGGCACAACGCAATTAGTCACAACATCATCTTGATTAACATGAATCAACCCAAAAATCGGCATTACATTCAAAAATATCAACTAACGGCGGTGCCAACCTTGATTCATGGCAAGCAACGGTACACCGGTAACAACCAACAAAGAATTAAACAGATAGTAGGTGATTAG
- a CDS encoding VirD4-like conjugal transfer protein, CD1115 family, producing MNGTILGIVDKQIVYQNNSTKPNRNIFVVGGPGSYKTQSVVITNLFNETENSIVVTDPKGELYEKTAGVKLAQGYQVHVVNFANMAHSDRYNPFDYIQRDIQAETVATKIVQSENAEGKKDVWFSTQRQLLKALILFVMNHRSPEQRNLAGVTQVLQENDVEAEEKGADSPLDTLFLDLTMTDPARRAYELGFKKAKGEMKASIIESLLATISKFVDQEVADFTSFSDFDLKEIGNDKVVLYVIIPVMDNTYESFINLFFSQLFDELYKLAADHHAKLPHQVDFILDEFVNLGKFPKYEEFLATCRGYGIGVTTICQTLTQLQALYGKDKAESILGNHAVKICLNAANDVTAKYFSDLLGKSTVKVETGSESTSHSKEESHSKSDSYSYTSRSLMTPDEIMRMPEDQSLLIFSNARPVKATKAFQFKLFPGADHLVNLSQNDYQGQPETSQETNFKDKVEKWKAKLKETAQKEAANEMSQTEEEQQQDNLDSDLERVSNKDSQTEAPKEDDNNLLG from the coding sequence ATGAATGGGACAATTTTAGGGATCGTAGATAAACAGATTGTTTACCAGAATAATAGTACCAAACCCAACCGGAACATTTTTGTGGTCGGGGGCCCTGGATCATATAAGACCCAGTCAGTCGTCATTACCAACCTGTTTAACGAAACGGAGAACAGCATTGTCGTAACCGACCCGAAAGGTGAATTATACGAAAAGACGGCCGGTGTCAAACTAGCCCAAGGCTATCAAGTACATGTCGTCAACTTTGCCAACATGGCGCACAGTGATCGCTACAATCCTTTTGATTATATTCAACGGGATATTCAAGCTGAAACCGTCGCCACCAAGATCGTTCAGAGTGAAAATGCCGAAGGCAAAAAAGATGTGTGGTTTAGTACCCAAAGACAGCTTTTGAAGGCTTTAATCCTGTTTGTCATGAACCACCGATCACCGGAACAACGGAATTTGGCCGGTGTGACCCAAGTATTGCAAGAAAACGATGTCGAAGCCGAGGAAAAGGGTGCAGATAGTCCGTTAGACACCTTGTTTCTTGATTTAACCATGACTGATCCAGCAAGACGCGCTTATGAGTTAGGGTTCAAAAAGGCCAAGGGGGAAATGAAAGCTAGTATTATTGAAAGTTTGCTGGCAACCATTTCGAAGTTTGTCGATCAAGAAGTGGCCGACTTTACCAGCTTTTCAGATTTTGATTTAAAAGAGATTGGCAACGACAAAGTGGTGCTATATGTGATTATTCCCGTGATGGATAACACTTATGAAAGCTTCATCAATCTGTTTTTCTCACAATTGTTTGATGAATTATACAAACTAGCCGCCGATCATCACGCTAAATTACCCCACCAAGTCGACTTTATCCTTGATGAATTTGTCAATTTAGGCAAGTTTCCCAAGTATGAGGAGTTCCTAGCGACGTGTCGAGGGTACGGTATTGGCGTGACGACCATTTGTCAGACCTTAACCCAGCTACAAGCCTTGTATGGCAAGGATAAAGCCGAGAGTATCTTAGGTAATCATGCCGTTAAAATTTGCTTGAATGCCGCTAATGATGTGACTGCGAAATACTTTAGTGATTTGTTAGGTAAATCGACCGTAAAAGTGGAAACCGGTAGTGAGAGTACCAGTCATAGCAAGGAAGAGAGTCATAGTAAAAGCGATAGTTACAGCTATACGAGCCGTTCGCTGATGACACCTGATGAAATTATGCGTATGCCCGAAGATCAGAGCTTATTAATCTTTAGTAATGCGCGACCAGTCAAAGCTACAAAAGCGTTCCAATTTAAACTATTTCCGGGGGCCGATCATTTGGTTAACTTGTCACAGAACGATTATCAAGGCCAACCAGAAACCAGTCAAGAAACCAACTTTAAGGATAAGGTAGAAAAATGGAAAGCAAAATTAAAGGAGACTGCTCAAAAAGAAGCCGCAAACGAGATGTCTCAAACAGAGGAGGAGCAACAACAGGACAACCTAGACAGCGACTTAGAAAGAGTTTCAAATAAAGATAGTCAAACAGAGGCGCCAAAAGAAGACGACAACAACCTACTTGGATAA
- the trsD gene encoding TrsD/TraD family conjugative transfer protein gives MRLKKSKTANKSAKLNWDYQPPRINGGKETIDDMSLVVGMYGNYEVTKTGNLVGILEVSGINLDLLNETEQQDVFEDYGAFLMSTLGEGVDDTLQFLEPTIPVNMTAYLNGLKRRYLALQKDHPDQQFKIQLIASYLDHFTKVQESKNMTTKQHLLIVKVPIKDKSVKSLNLAVSHLDEKIEQVKRDIENALTDFDVTAKVLTSQEVQEILKNLINFNG, from the coding sequence ATGCGTTTGAAGAAGAGCAAAACCGCCAATAAATCAGCGAAGCTCAATTGGGATTACCAACCGCCTAGAATCAATGGTGGCAAAGAGACCATTGATGACATGAGCTTGGTGGTGGGTATGTATGGTAACTACGAAGTTACCAAAACGGGTAATCTCGTTGGCATTTTGGAAGTTAGTGGGATCAACCTTGATCTACTTAATGAAACCGAACAGCAAGACGTCTTTGAGGACTATGGCGCCTTTCTCATGAGTACGTTAGGTGAAGGGGTTGATGACACCTTACAGTTCTTAGAGCCGACAATTCCCGTCAATATGACAGCTTATCTCAATGGTCTCAAACGTCGGTATCTTGCTTTACAAAAAGATCACCCCGATCAACAGTTCAAAATCCAATTAATAGCCAGTTATTTGGACCACTTTACTAAAGTCCAGGAATCCAAAAACATGACCACTAAACAACATCTGCTAATCGTTAAGGTACCGATTAAAGACAAAAGTGTTAAGAGTTTAAATCTAGCGGTCAGTCATTTAGACGAAAAAATCGAACAGGTTAAGCGGGATATTGAAAATGCGTTAACGGACTTTGATGTGACGGCCAAAGTGTTGACTAGTCAAGAAGTCCAAGAGATTTTAAAGAACTTAATCAATTTCAATGGATAG
- a CDS encoding conjugal transfer protein TrbL family protein, whose translation MFVLGDISGLVQGAIAKFFEWALSGLLDGLFNICKAIIDQANQSLPIVKTWYAIFLSFATSLVVVVVLGRIVMTILKEADESTDVTWANIIMDGIKSAAVIPVFVFLQGFIQGSITLPLLKYMFSSDQKFTAKSITGMNKVPGLKDVGISLPLQILFLLIFTVVTVVFFIKMCVFVADMAWYNLTIPLAAMSMATESFDYSGTWWKKYIYYNASIISQVLCMSLSVWCFTNMAKYGFIAFIASIGFGFLVVKTPDAVKDFWASTGVTKSAGMGAMRMFQNYFRNH comes from the coding sequence ATGTTTGTTTTAGGTGACATTTCAGGATTAGTTCAGGGAGCGATTGCTAAATTTTTTGAATGGGCATTATCTGGTTTGCTGGACGGTTTATTCAACATCTGCAAGGCCATTATTGACCAAGCCAATCAAAGTTTGCCAATTGTTAAAACGTGGTATGCCATCTTCCTGTCCTTTGCGACATCGTTAGTAGTCGTGGTTGTCCTTGGGCGTATTGTGATGACAATTCTAAAAGAGGCGGACGAAAGCACCGATGTCACTTGGGCTAATATCATCATGGACGGGATTAAATCAGCGGCCGTAATCCCAGTATTCGTGTTCTTACAGGGCTTTATTCAAGGTTCAATTACCTTGCCCCTGCTAAAGTATATGTTTAGTTCTGATCAGAAGTTTACTGCTAAATCAATTACCGGTATGAATAAGGTTCCTGGGTTAAAAGATGTTGGTATTTCACTACCCTTACAGATTTTGTTTCTACTAATCTTCACTGTCGTAACCGTCGTGTTCTTTATCAAGATGTGTGTGTTTGTGGCTGATATGGCTTGGTACAACCTGACGATTCCTTTAGCTGCAATGAGCATGGCGACAGAAAGCTTTGATTACAGTGGCACGTGGTGGAAGAAGTACATTTATTACAATGCTTCTATTATTAGCCAGGTGCTTTGTATGTCACTATCAGTATGGTGTTTCACTAATATGGCTAAATACGGGTTTATTGCTTTTATTGCTTCAATCGGATTCGGTTTTCTGGTGGTCAAAACACCTGACGCCGTTAAAGATTTTTGGGCTTCAACCGGTGTGACTAAAAGTGCTGGTATGGGTGCCATGAGAATGTTTCAAAATTATTTCCGTAACCACTAG